GCGGACATCGATTACGAGACCATCATCCAGTACACGGGTGGTTACGACGACATGGTGCGGCAGAAGTCCCAGGTGCGCAGCCGCATCGAGTCCGAGGTGGACGAGAAGAAGAAGAAGATCGCCCAGTTGCAGGACTTCGTGGCCCGCTTCCACGCCGGCACGCGCGCCTCCCAGGTGCAGAGCCGCATCAAGCAGATCGACAAGCTGAAGACGGAGGACCTCAAGCGCTCGAACATCGCGCGGCCCTTCATCCGCTTCGAGCAGGCCGAGCCGAGCGGCAAGCAGACGCTCTCCGTGGAGGGGCTCGCCAAGTCGTTCGACAGCCAGCCCGTCATCAAGCCCTTCAGCCCGCTCATCGTGAAGGGCGAGAAGATCTGCGTCATCGGCCGCAACGGCGTGGGCAAGTCCACGCTGGTGAAGATGCTCGCCGGGCAGCTCGAGCCGGACGCGGGCAAGCTCATCTGGGGCCACCAGGCGAGCGTGGGCTACCTGCCGCAGGATCACCACGGCACCATCCGCAAGGGCACCACCGCCTTCGGCTGGCTGCGCGACGTGAAGGTGAAGCTCACCAACGAGGAGATCTCCGGCGTCATGGGCCGCATGCTCTTCTCCGGCGAGGAGCGCATGAAGCCCACGGACACGCTGTCCGGAGGCGAGACGGTGCGCCTGCTGCTGTGCAAGCTGATGCTGGATCAGGACAACGTGCTCATCCTCGACGAGCCCACCAACCACCTGGACCTGGAGTCCATCAGCGCGCTGTCCGAGGGCCTGCAGAAGTTCGAGGGCACGGTCATCGTCGTGACGCACGACCAGGAGCTGGTGTCCGAGGTGGCCACCCGCATCTGGAGCCTGGAAGGCGCGGGCAAGCCCATCCTCGACTTCAACGGCACCTGGGCGGAGTACACGGCGAAGCACCCCGTGCACACCGCGCGCCGCTAGCGACTCGTCAGCGCTCGTAGCGGCGCATCAGGAACAGCCCCATGCCGAAGCCCGTGGCCCAGGTGAGCGCCGCCCTCAGCGGCGACATGCGCGGAGGCACGGGCGGCGGGGGCGGAGGCTGCTGAAGGAGCATGGCGATCTCCTCCTGTTCCGCCCGGCGCAGCTCGCCCTTGGTGACATTGGGGCCCGGCTCGTCCAGTCGCTTGGCGCCGGGAGCCTTGCCCTCGGGCGACTTGTGCTCGATGAGCGCGTTGATCTCCGCGCCCAGGAGGATGACCTGGGAGGAGATCCACATCCACATGAGCAGCACGATGACGCCACCGAGCGCGCCATAGCTCACGTCATAGCTGCTGAAGTTGCGCACGTAGACGGAGAAGCCGAAGGACGCGAGCAGCCAGAGCACGACGCCCACCACCGAGCCGGGGGTGATGAACTTGAAGTCCTGCTCCACGTCCGGCAGCACGTAGTAGATGATCGCCCACACCAGCATCATCACCAGGCCGGCGAAGGGCAGGCGCAGCCACATCACCAGGGTGCCGAGCGGCTCGCCCAGCCAGTGCGCCACCGCGGGCGTGGCCACCATGGCCGCCGAGGCGAGGATGGAGAGCAGTGCGCCGCACAGCGTCACCAGGATGGCGATGCCGCGCGTCTTCCAGAAGGGCCGGCTCTCCTTCACGTCGTAGACGGTGTTGAGCGCGTCCATCAGCGCCACCACGCCACCCGAGGCGGCCCACACCGCGCCGAGGCCACCCACCGTCAAGAGCCCCACGCTGTTGCTCGACGCCAGATCATTGATCCGCTGGCCCAGGATCTCCGTCACGGCCGCGGGGGCCACCTTGCCCAGTTCCTGGATGAGCAGCTGGGCCTGGGCGGGATCGATGATGAAGCCCGCCAGGGCCACGAGGAACAGGAGGAAGGGAAAGATGGCGAGCAGGGCGGCGAACGTCACCGCGCCCGCCACGTTGCTGACGTTGTCGTTGAGGTACTCGTTCTTCAGCTCGGTGAAGAACTCCTTCCAGCTCATCCCCTTGCCAGGCCAGACCATCGTGCGTCCTCCCGTGAACTTCGCAGAAGGATGCGCACTCCACGAAGCGCACCCAGCCCTGATCCTTCGAACCGTCATGCTCGCCTGTCTGCCCAGGAAGCATGAACCTCGAGGCGAGCGACTGGACGATGCATGTCCCGCTCGCACGCTTCGGATCCGACATACCGTGGATGAATGGTATAGAGCCCCCCATGAACAAGCATCCGCGTTCCCAGGGCAACAACGTGCTCCCTGAACTCGCCGTCGTCCATGCCCAGGCTTCCGGAGAAGTGCCGCATGCCCCTCTGGGTGTTGACTCCACGGCCGAGTTCGCCGAGCGCGTGGGAGCGCAGTTCATCCTCGTCGAGGAACTGAAGCAGAAGGGCGCCCAATACCAGGAGCTCGCATCCGCCGAGCAACTGCTCATCGAGATGATGCACGACCTGCGTCGGCGTGCGCCCAAGGGTCGCCCCTCCTTCCAGGAGGTACCTCTCGAGCTCGGAGTCCACGCGGACATCATTGGCAAGCTGCTGCGCGACCCGGGCACCCACCGGATGCATCGTCTGGCGCGCCCCTTCCAGATCGAACTCCTCCGACCCCAGCAGGAGTTCAACACGCGCTTGTTCGCCGTGCTTCAGGATGCCCACAACCAGCTCGCCGTTTCCCGCTACGGCAACGTCGCGATGTGGATCCGCCAGACGCTGGAGCCCCTCGCCGAGCCGGGCGCATGGCAGCCCCAATCCCACCGTTTGGGCCTGGCGGCCTGGGCCGTGCGGATGGCCAAGCGGTCGGGGCTGGAGCTGCTCCGAAGCAACCTGGAGCCAATCTTCGCCCGGATGCGCCAGTGGAACCTGCAGGTCATCGACATCCTCTGCGCGGCCCACGAAGGCCCACTGATCACACGCGCGCAAGCGGAGCAGATGATGGCGCGACTGGCGCAGGTGGCCGATCCCCTCCCTCCAGGCCTGACGCTGCCCGAGCCGCTACACGCGGCGCTCCTGCTCCAACGGGAATTCACGCGGCACACCCACCATGCGCTGGAGCGTGAGCTCGCGCTCGCCCCGGCGCTGAGCGCCGAGGAGTACCGCCAGTGGTGCGCTACCCGCGAACCGCTGCGAATCTCCGAGGCCACGCGCCAGGCGCGCCTGCTGGCCCGCCCCCCGACCTTCTCCGTGGTGGTCGGTGCCAGCCCGGTGGAGGACGCCAGGCACTGGCGCGAGTGCGTGGCCTCGGTGCTGGCACAGACCCACGATGCGTGGGAGCTGTGCGTGGCGGGTCCGGAGTCCCTGTTGACCGAGCTGCGTCGGCAGCTCCCCGTGGAGCAGGCACGCGACTCCCGGGTGCGCTTCCTGCCCAGCGCCCCCCGCACGGGCATGGCCGGAGCCCTCAACACGGCCCTCTCGGCCTCCCGAGGACAGGCCGTGGCGTTCCTCGATGCCGCGGATCGGCTCGCGCCCCACGCCCTGACGGAGCTGGCGCTTTCCATGCGCGACAACCCGACGACCCAGCTGTTCTACACGGACGAGGATCGGCTCGACGACATGGGCCAGCGACACCGGCCCTTCTTCAAGCCCGGGTGGAGCTGCGACATGCATCGCGAGAGCAACTACGCCTCGCGGCTGCTGGTGGCGCGCAGGGAACTCTGTGAAGAGCTGGATGGCGTGCGTGACGGTGTCGAGGGGGCCGAGTTGTTGGACTTCATCCTGCGCGCAGCCGAGAAGCAGGTCCCCATCACCCACGTGTCCGAGGTCCTCTACCACCGACGGGAGCGACCGCGGGCCTTCCAGGTGGTGAGCGCCGGAGCCCATGCGGCGCTCTCCCAGCACCTGTCGCGCTGCGGTGAGGACGCCGAGGTGTGGACGACACCCGGCGACATGCTGCGCGTACGACACCGGGTGCAGGGCACCCCACGCGTCTCCGTCATCGTCCCCTTCAAGGACAAGCCGGAGCTGCTCGCGCAGTTGTGGAACAGCTTCCGCGAAAAGACGGCGCGCTGGGACAACTGGCAGCTCATCCTCGTCTCCAACAACTCGGCGAACCCGCGCACGTTCCAGTTCCTGGACACGCTGGAGGATCCCCGCATCCTCAAGCTCACCTGGAACCATCCCTTCAACTACTCCGCCATCAACAACTTCGCCGCCCGCCACGCGGATGGCGAGCTGCTGCTCTTCCTCAACAACGACATCGAGATGGTGGACGAGGGGTGGATGGAGGAGCTCATCGCCCAGGCCCAGCGGCCAGACGTGGGCCTGGTGGGGCCACTGCTGCTCTTCCCCAACGGGCTGGTGCAGCACGCGGGCGTGGTGCTCGGCCCGAGCGGCTTCGCCGCGCACCCCTTCTGGCGCTACCGCCCCGACGAGCAGTGGACGGCCTTCGGGCGCATCGATCACACGCGGGACTACCTGGCCGTCACCAGCGCGTGCGTCATGGTGCGCCGGGAGGTCTTCGAGGCGGTGGGCGGCTATGACGAGCGCTTCCGGGTGTCCGGCAGCGACGTGGAGCTGGGGCTGCGCATCATCAAGCGGGGACTGCGGTGCGTCTACACGCCCCACACCCGGCTGATCCACCACGAGTCGGCCACGCGCCGACTCGATGCCATCCCGGACCGGGATGCCTGGTTGTCCTACGCGGCCTTTCGTCCCTGGGCCCGGCAGGGAGACCCCTTCTACAATCCCCACCTCACCCTGAGCGCGATGAACTGCGGCCTGCGCACCGACGAGCGCACCGTGGATGCCCTGGCGGTGCAGATGCTCGCCTGGGAGCTACCCGCGACGCTGGGCATGGTGGG
Above is a window of Cystobacter fuscus DNA encoding:
- a CDS encoding YihY/virulence factor BrkB family protein, with protein sequence MVWPGKGMSWKEFFTELKNEYLNDNVSNVAGAVTFAALLAIFPFLLFLVALAGFIIDPAQAQLLIQELGKVAPAAVTEILGQRINDLASSNSVGLLTVGGLGAVWAASGGVVALMDALNTVYDVKESRPFWKTRGIAILVTLCGALLSILASAAMVATPAVAHWLGEPLGTLVMWLRLPFAGLVMMLVWAIIYYVLPDVEQDFKFITPGSVVGVVLWLLASFGFSVYVRNFSSYDVSYGALGGVIVLLMWMWISSQVILLGAEINALIEHKSPEGKAPGAKRLDEPGPNVTKGELRRAEQEEIAMLLQQPPPPPPVPPRMSPLRAALTWATGFGMGLFLMRRYER
- a CDS encoding ABC-F family ATP-binding cassette domain-containing protein, which translates into the protein MFSITNVSKAYGPKKLFEDVNVAFSPGRRYGLTGPNGAGKSTFMKILAGDEEADMGTISRPKKLGILRQDQFRYEDNRVLDVVIMGNKALWDTMKEKDAILAKSDITEEDGNRLGELEMVIAEEDGYSAESEAASLLEGLGIPTESHEGPMKQLTGGLKLRVLLAQALFGKPQGLLLDEPTNNLDIDSIRWLESFLTAFEGVLVTISHDRHFLNSICTHIADIDYETIIQYTGGYDDMVRQKSQVRSRIESEVDEKKKKIAQLQDFVARFHAGTRASQVQSRIKQIDKLKTEDLKRSNIARPFIRFEQAEPSGKQTLSVEGLAKSFDSQPVIKPFSPLIVKGEKICVIGRNGVGKSTLVKMLAGQLEPDAGKLIWGHQASVGYLPQDHHGTIRKGTTAFGWLRDVKVKLTNEEISGVMGRMLFSGEERMKPTDTLSGGETVRLLLCKLMLDQDNVLILDEPTNHLDLESISALSEGLQKFEGTVIVVTHDQELVSEVATRIWSLEGAGKPILDFNGTWAEYTAKHPVHTARR
- a CDS encoding glycosyltransferase family 2 protein, producing the protein MNKHPRSQGNNVLPELAVVHAQASGEVPHAPLGVDSTAEFAERVGAQFILVEELKQKGAQYQELASAEQLLIEMMHDLRRRAPKGRPSFQEVPLELGVHADIIGKLLRDPGTHRMHRLARPFQIELLRPQQEFNTRLFAVLQDAHNQLAVSRYGNVAMWIRQTLEPLAEPGAWQPQSHRLGLAAWAVRMAKRSGLELLRSNLEPIFARMRQWNLQVIDILCAAHEGPLITRAQAEQMMARLAQVADPLPPGLTLPEPLHAALLLQREFTRHTHHALERELALAPALSAEEYRQWCATREPLRISEATRQARLLARPPTFSVVVGASPVEDARHWRECVASVLAQTHDAWELCVAGPESLLTELRRQLPVEQARDSRVRFLPSAPRTGMAGALNTALSASRGQAVAFLDAADRLAPHALTELALSMRDNPTTQLFYTDEDRLDDMGQRHRPFFKPGWSCDMHRESNYASRLLVARRELCEELDGVRDGVEGAELLDFILRAAEKQVPITHVSEVLYHRRERPRAFQVVSAGAHAALSQHLSRCGEDAEVWTTPGDMLRVRHRVQGTPRVSVIVPFKDKPELLAQLWNSFREKTARWDNWQLILVSNNSANPRTFQFLDTLEDPRILKLTWNHPFNYSAINNFAARHADGELLLFLNNDIEMVDEGWMEELIAQAQRPDVGLVGPLLLFPNGLVQHAGVVLGPSGFAAHPFWRYRPDEQWTAFGRIDHTRDYLAVTSACVMVRREVFEAVGGYDERFRVSGSDVELGLRIIKRGLRCVYTPHTRLIHHESATRRLDAIPDRDAWLSYAAFRPWARQGDPFYNPHLTLSAMNCGLRTDERTVDALAVQMLAWELPATLGMVGPG